ACGTACCGCAGGAAGTACCACGAGGAGTCGACGAACGTGTCCATCGTGTCGGTCTCCCGAACGGCGCTGCCCCCACAGTCCGGACAGCTCGTCTGTTTCCACTCCTCGGCCGCATCGAGGGGGTTGCCGGTGGTGTGGACGAACTCCGGCAGTTCGACCGGCAGGTCCTCGTCGGGGACTTCGACGTAGCCACAGTCCTCGCAGTGAATCATCGGAATCGGGGTGCCCCAGTAGCGCTGTCGCGAGATACCCCAGTCACGCAGGTTGTACTCCGTTCGGTGTTCGCCGTCGAACACCTCGACGAACTCCTCGCGGGCCTCCGCGCTCGTGAGCCCGTCGAACTCGCCGCTGTTGACCAGCAGGCCGTCTTCGGTGTAGGCCGCCTCCTGAACGTCGACGTCCTCGGGATCCACGTCGGCATCGGCGACGGGCTCGACGACCTGCTCGATATCGATATCGTGGTGCTGTGCGAACTCGTGGTCGCGGTCGTCGTGGGCCGGCACCGCATAGAGCGCGCCGGTGCCCACGTCGGTCAGGACGTAGTCGGCGACGTAGACCGGAATCTCCTCGCCGGTCGCCGGATTCGTCGCGTACTCGCCGGTGAAGACGCCGGAGGTGACTTCCAAGTCGTCCGCCTCGGCCTGCTCGGCCATCTCGACGTAGTCGGCCACCTCGTCGTTCTCCTCGGCGATTTCCCGAGCGACCGGGTGGCCCGGCGCCAGCGAGAAGTAGGTCGCGCCGTGGATGGTGTCCAGCCGCGTCGTGAAGATGTCGACTTCGCCGTACTCGGAGACCTCGAAGGCGACGCTGGCGCCCTCCTGCTTGCCGATCCAGTTGCGCTGCATCTCCCGGACGTTGTTGGGCCAACCCTCCAGACCGTCCAGCCCGTCCAGTAGCTCCTCGGCGTAGTCGGTGATGGTGAGGAACCACTGGTCCATCTCGCGGTGTTCGATGGGGGTGTCACACCGCCAGCACAGTTCCGCCTCGCCCTCGACCTGCTCGTCCGCCAGCACCGTCTCACAGGAGGGACACCAGTTCAGCTCTGCCGCCTGGCGCTCGACCAGACCGGCCTCGCGGAACTGCTTGAACAGCCACTGGTTCCACTGGTAGTACTCCGGTTCGCAGGTGGTGACCTCCCGCTCCCAGTCGTAGCCAAAGCCCATCTCGACGAACTGGTCGCGCATCTGGTCGATGCATTTCATCGTCCAGTCCCGCGGGTTCGTATCGCGCTCCTCGGCGGCGTTCTCGGCGGGCAAGCCAAAGGAGTCCCACCCCATCGGGTGGAGCACGCTCTCCCCGCGCATCCGCTCGAAGCGGGCGAAGGCGTCCGTGATAGTGTAGTTGCGGACGTGGCCCATATGCAGTTGCCCCGAGGTGTAGGGGAACATCGCCAGCACGTACTCGGGGTCGGTGGCGTCGTCGTCGATGCGGAACACGTCGGCCTCGTCCCAGGCCGACTGCCAGCGCGGCTCGACCTCGCTGTGGTCGAACGCCCGCTCGCGCTCCTCGCCGGTCGTAGTCATGATAGTGGGTCGGACACCGACGTTGCTATAGCTTTCCCTTCACGGGACCCAGAAATCGGCCGTGGCCTTATGCCCGTCACAGACGTATCAATCAGTATGAGTGACGCCGACGACGGCGACGATTCGCGGCTCCCCGGGCCGCTCCGAACGGTGACGCCGCCGTCGGGAACGCATCCCGACGCCCAGATGGACGTCATCGGCTGGCTGATATTCCTGGGGCTGCTCATCCTGTTGCTCCCCGTCCTCCCGCTTCTCCTCGTCATCTGGCTTATCGACAGGGCCAGGGGGGCGCTGGGGCGGCGGTGACCGGCGGAGATACGTTTATTCGTCGGGCCGACGAACCGAGAACTATGTCAGCAGACTCCGACGAGGCCGGCGATTCCCTCCTCCCGGAACCGCTCCGGTCGGTGACACCCTCCTCGCGAACGCGCCCGAACGAGAGCATGGACGCCATCGGCTGGGGGATGCTCCTCGGGTTGCTCGTCCTGCTCTTTCCGCTGCTCCCGTTCATCCTCATCGTCTGGCTCATCTCGAAAGCGACCGAAGCGCTGACACCGAGTTAGGTCCCCACGAGCGAGAACTCGGTCCCCTCGCCGGCCTCGCGGGCGTTCTCGTAGGCGACGTGGGCCGCCGCCACGTCCTGAATCGCCAGTCCCGTCGAGTCAAAGAGGGTGAGACCGTCACTCGGCTCCCGCCCGGCCAGCTCGCCGGCGACGATAGCGCCGAGTTCCCCGTAGATGTCGTCGTCGCGCAGGACGCCCTCGCTCCACGGGACGTTGATTTCACCGGAGTGGGTGCACTGCTCGTAGTCGTCGATGACGAGCTTCGCGTCGAGCAGGGTCCGGTCGGCGTGTTCGTGCTTCCCGGCGGCGTCGGCCCCGATAGCGTTGACGTGAGTGTGCTCGCCCAGCCACTCCCGGTCGACGATGGGCGACTCGACGGGGGTTATCGTCGAGAGCACGTCACACGCAGCGGCCTCGGCGATAGACCCCGCCCGGGCGTCGAAGCGTCCGGCGAACTGGTCGACGAAGGCCTGCTGTTTCTCGGCGCTCTGGTCGGCGATGACCACCCGCTCGATGTCCCGCACCGCCGCGATAGCTTCCAGTTGGGTGTACGACTGGACGCCGGCCCCGACGAGCCCCAGCGAGTCCGCGTCGGGGACAGCGAGATGGTCGGTCGCCACCGCGGCCGCCGCGCCCGTCCGCAGGCGTGTGAGGTTCGTCCCGTCCATCACCGAAAGCGGGAACGCTGTCTCGGGGTCCGAATAGATGAGCGTCCCCAGTACCGTGGGCAGGTCGTGGTCGGCGGGGTTGTCCGGATGGACGTTGACCCACTTCACAGCCGCGGCGTCCCAGTCGCCCGCATGGACGTACGCCGGCATCGACCGGAAGTCGCCGTTGTACGCGGGGAGGTCGATGTAGGACTTGGCCGGCATGATGGTGTCGCCGCGGGCATCGGCCGCGAACGCGGCCGCCACGGCGTCGATGACCGACGGCAGATCGGCGTGTTCCGCCACGTCGTCGGGACCGAGCAACAGCGTCTGCATGCGCTAGTCTGGGGCGCGGCTGCACTTAAAAGCCGACGCGGTGTGTGTCCGGAACTGCGAACCAGCGTCCGGAGAGACTGTTTCGAGCCGTATCCGTGTCCTGTTCGAGACGGGCAGAGCGTCTACCCTCCACGCCGCGACGTTCGTCACCTGTGACGCGGCCGATTTCGATGGGGGTCCGGCGAGGCAACTGCTGGACGTGGATATCGTGGAGACTGAGGAGTGACAGGTACAGTGGTCAGTACAGATGGTGAACTGACCGGTTTAACGTTGATTGTTCCGTTATCGGGGGTCCGCCACGGTTCTGCATAACAGCGAGCACAGGGACCACACCTGAAGACAACCAGACACTGTCACTCAACGGTACTCTTCGACGTCAACGACCTGTTTGGTCTCTTCGCGCGTGAGGTCACTGTCCCCGGAGACCACGGGCGCATCAAGTTCCCGGCCCACGGCAGCGATGAGACCGTCCATCCCCACGAGGAACGGGCCTTGCGGTCCAACCTCGCTAGCGATTTCGCCGGCTATCTCTGCCGTCTCCTCGTCGGTCTCGTAAACCTCACCCCACGAGAGGTCAGCTTTTACCGCTGCTACATCCCCGTCCGGGGCGTTCCCCTCTCCGACAAGGATCTCGGCGTACGCTGGGGCCGGGAGAATGAACCGTTCATCGTCATGGGCCAGTAGGTACTCGGCGGTGGCGTCGACACCGTTGAGATAGTCGATGAGAAACGTCGCGTTGAGTACTTTCATTCGTCATCCGCCAGCCGACGCATCCGGTCTTTCGACTTCTGCTTGGACTTTTCACGTGTCTTTCGGACCCGGTCAGCCTGTTTGTCCGACCACCGGCCGAACCCAGCCATGAGGTCGCGGTCGTCCTCAAGCATCCGCTGCAACACATCGTTATAGCTCTCGCCCTCCCGCCGGCGGCGGTCAAGTTCTCGCTTCACCGTATCACTAACTCGAATCTGCTCATCTGCGGTCGCCATTTTGCGTTGACGTTCGCGTTGACAGGGATTAATCCTTGTGGGGACAAACCATGGAACGGAACGGGCAACCCAATAGGCGCACGGGTGGCGTCACGAAATGTGTTGCCGGCTCTGTTGAAAGCCTCAGAGAGTTACAGATTCGAGCGGTAGTGCAACTGAATGCAGGCCCTCCCAAAGTCGCAGTTGCTTCGGTTCGTTAAGCAGGCGTATCACTTGGCTCGTCGTGCGGGTGCTCGCTACTCGTCGAAGTTCTCAAAACAGCGGTACACACTTCACCAGCACATCGTCTTGCTCTGTCTCAAGGTACGAAAGAATACGACGTACCGGATGCTTCTCGACGAGCTGATCGAGATGCCTCGGATTCGTAGAGCCATCGACCTTGAGGAACTTCCAACACCTTCGACACTGTGTAAGGCGTTCAATCGCCTCGACATGGCCGTATGGCGTGTCCTGCTCAACCTTTCGGTCACACTCCTTCCGACCAACGGTGTCGTCGGTATCGATGCCTCCGGGTTCGACCGCAGCCACGCCTCAAAACACTACACAAAGCGAGCGAAGTTGACGATTCAGTAGTTGAAAGTCACGCTCCTCGTAGACACGAGGTCGAACGCAATCATCGACGTACACGTGACGACGACACGAAAACACGACTCGAAAATTGCGCCGTCGCTCATCAAGCATCGAGCGTTCTCGTCACTCCACAAGGCGTGGAATGCTCGGTTGGATGCGGATCTCTACGGCCAGCGTAGTCAATCCGAGACAGTCAACTCTACGCTCAAGCGGAGATACGGCGCATTCGTCCGCTCACAGCACTGGTGGAAACAGTTTCGGGAACTCACCATCGCCTGTTTCACCCACAACATCGACCGATCACTCTGATTAGCAGGTTCAGAGGAATAATTTATCGCCGATCCAATTGTTGTGTCCATCATGAAGTCTTGGTCCTCGGCGTTGGTCGGTATCGGAATCGGTGCCGTACTTGGCTATGTCTTTGGAATACAGCGTGGGGATTTGTGGATTGGGGGCAGTATTGCAGTTACGTCGTCAATCGCAGGGTACGGTTTTCTTGCGTATCCCCAATATCGAACCAGATGGTCTGGTCCTCACTCGAAATTCTGGTACACTCTCGTCGGTGTGCTGGGACCCACGCTGATGCTTCTTACACCAAACAGTACGCTTCTCTCCGATGATCTGTCCATTGTGGTTTTCCTGGGTTGTCTCTGGCTCGGTGGCGTGTATGCTGGTGTGGCACTTGCACACGAGTCCCCCAGCAATACCGATAACGAAGCACCATCTACTTCGCAATCGTCTCCTAGCGATTGAAGCTCGGTGCGCACGATTGATACACCAAGAATAGTGTCTGGGTATTAGGATTTCAACAGAGCCGTGTTGCCTGAAGGTGTTAGGTGGGATTTTAGCGACAGTGAGATATAGCAAAATCGTAAAAGACCATCCGGCGCGCGCAGCGCGCCGGTTCAGCCGCGGCGCGCGGACCGTTGCGCCGCGAAGCGGCGCGAGGGAGCACGCAGCGATTTTTCCCCAAGTTTTTGCCTGAACGAGCGCCGCAAAGCGGCGCGAGTGAAGTGCAAAAAGTGGGCTTACATCATGCCGCCCATGCCGCCGCCCATACCGCCGGGCGCGCCGCCTGGGCCGCCGGGGCCGCCCTCGTCCCCGTCACCGGAGGTCGAGAGGTCGCCCGCGGCGATGATGTCGTCGATCTTGAGCACGAGGTTCGCGGCCTCTGCAGCAGAGGAGATCGCCTGTCGCTTCGCGTGTGACGGCTCGACGACACCCGTTTCGAGGGTGTCCTCGACGTCGCCGCTGAAGACGTTCAGGCCGGCGCTGACCTGACCGTCCTCGTGGGCAGCGCGGAGGTCGACCAGCGTGTCGATGGAGTCCAGCCCGGCGTTGTTCGCGAGCGTGCGCGGGATGATCTCCAGCGCGTCGGCGAAGGCCTCGACGGCGAGCTGTTCGCGGCCTTCGACGCCGTCGGCGAAGTCGCGCAGTCGGGCGGCGACCTCGACCTCGGGGGCACCGCCGCCGCCGAGCACCTGACCGTGGGAGACGGTGGCGGCGACGACGTCGAGGGCGTCCTGGACGCCGCGTTCGAGCTCGTCGACGACGTGGTCGGTCGAGCCGCGCAGGAGGAGCGTCACGCCGTGGGCGTCCTCGTTGGAGCCCTCGACGTAGAACAGCCCCTCGGCCTCGTCACGGGTGATCGAACCCTGTCCGAGGTCGGCCTCGCTCGCGGAGTCGAGGTCCGAGACGACGTTGGCGCCCAGAACCTCCTTCAGGAACTCGATGTCGGACTTCTTGGCCCGCTTGACGGCGAGGATACCCTTCTGGGCGAGGTAGTGCTGGGCCATGTCGTCGATGTTCTTCTGGCAGAACAGGACGTTCGCGCCGGTGGCTGCGACCTTGTCGACGAGGTCCTTGAGCTGCTGTTCTTCCTTGTCGAGGAAGTTCTGGAGCTGGCTCGGGTCGTCGACGGAGAGCTGAGCGTCGACCTCGGTCTCCTCCAGTTCGATGGCGGTGTCCATCAGG
This is a stretch of genomic DNA from Halomicroarcula saliterrae. It encodes these proteins:
- a CDS encoding ornithine cyclodeaminase family protein (catalyzes the interconversion of alanine and pyruvate), whose product is MQTLLLGPDDVAEHADLPSVIDAVAAAFAADARGDTIMPAKSYIDLPAYNGDFRSMPAYVHAGDWDAAAVKWVNVHPDNPADHDLPTVLGTLIYSDPETAFPLSVMDGTNLTRLRTGAAAAVATDHLAVPDADSLGLVGAGVQSYTQLEAIAAVRDIERVVIADQSAEKQQAFVDQFAGRFDARAGSIAEAAACDVLSTITPVESPIVDREWLGEHTHVNAIGADAAGKHEHADRTLLDAKLVIDDYEQCTHSGEINVPWSEGVLRDDDIYGELGAIVAGELAGREPSDGLTLFDSTGLAIQDVAAAHVAYENAREAGEGTEFSLVGT
- a CDS encoding DUF7535 family protein; the encoded protein is MSADSDEAGDSLLPEPLRSVTPSSRTRPNESMDAIGWGMLLGLLVLLFPLLPFILIVWLISKATEALTPS
- the thsB gene encoding thermosome subunit beta, with translation MSQRQMQGQPMIILGEDSQRMKDKSAQEHNISAARAVAESVRSTLGPKGMDKMLVSSMGDVTVTNDGVTILTEMDIDNPTASMIVEVAETQEDEAGDGTTSAVAIAGELLKNAEDLLDQDIHPTAIIKGFDMAAKEAKDEIEAISTEVDPDDEELLRKVAETSMTGKGAELNKELLGQLIVDAVEAVTVETEDGGHVVDLEYLNIETQTGSAAGDSELLEGAVVDKDPVHEEMPTEVEDAEVLLMDTAIELEETEVDAQLSVDDPSQLQNFLDKEEQQLKDLVDKVAATGANVLFCQKNIDDMAQHYLAQKGILAVKRAKKSDIEFLKEVLGANVVSDLDSASEADLGQGSITRDEAEGLFYVEGSNEDAHGVTLLLRGSTDHVVDELERGVQDALDVVAATVSHGQVLGGGGAPEVEVAARLRDFADGVEGREQLAVEAFADALEIIPRTLANNAGLDSIDTLVDLRAAHEDGQVSAGLNVFSGDVEDTLETGVVEPSHAKRQAISSAAEAANLVLKIDDIIAAGDLSTSGDGDEGGPGGPGGAPGGMGGGMGGMM
- a CDS encoding DUF7535 family protein; the encoded protein is MSDADDGDDSRLPGPLRTVTPPSGTHPDAQMDVIGWLIFLGLLILLLPVLPLLLVIWLIDRARGALGRR
- a CDS encoding antitoxin VapB family protein, producing MATADEQIRVSDTVKRELDRRRREGESYNDVLQRMLEDDRDLMAGFGRWSDKQADRVRKTREKSKQKSKDRMRRLADDE
- the leuS gene encoding leucine--tRNA ligase, with the protein product MTTTGEERERAFDHSEVEPRWQSAWDEADVFRIDDDATDPEYVLAMFPYTSGQLHMGHVRNYTITDAFARFERMRGESVLHPMGWDSFGLPAENAAEERDTNPRDWTMKCIDQMRDQFVEMGFGYDWEREVTTCEPEYYQWNQWLFKQFREAGLVERQAAELNWCPSCETVLADEQVEGEAELCWRCDTPIEHREMDQWFLTITDYAEELLDGLDGLEGWPNNVREMQRNWIGKQEGASVAFEVSEYGEVDIFTTRLDTIHGATYFSLAPGHPVAREIAEENDEVADYVEMAEQAEADDLEVTSGVFTGEYATNPATGEEIPVYVADYVLTDVGTGALYAVPAHDDRDHEFAQHHDIDIEQVVEPVADADVDPEDVDVQEAAYTEDGLLVNSGEFDGLTSAEAREEFVEVFDGEHRTEYNLRDWGISRQRYWGTPIPMIHCEDCGYVEVPDEDLPVELPEFVHTTGNPLDAAEEWKQTSCPDCGGSAVRETDTMDTFVDSSWYFLRYVSPELADAPFDTARASDWMPVDQYVGGIEHAVMHLLYARFFTKVLDDVDLLDGVREPFVNLTNQGMVLGENGNKMSKSRGNGVSPQRIIDEYGADTARLFIMEAAQPEKEFAWSAEGVQSAHSFLQNVYRLVDEFADGEITFGEGGEIAEYVAREIDATAARATEEYERFRFNHALQAVRELVSLLRRYREATDPDRATFERGLVTAAKLLAPVAPHVGEELWQQLDGDGLIAETEWPSAEAPADYDIERRLVENTREDVRDIVDTVGIENPETITLAVAPDWKHEVVSIAREADNVVPAVMQNEELQRHGEAAADFAKTLAGRANIDEHLPPERELSALRRAAWLVEREFGADVVVQSAEEADDSLASKAEPGRPAIDIEA
- a CDS encoding PIN domain-containing protein yields the protein MKVLNATFLIDYLNGVDATAEYLLAHDDERFILPAPAYAEILVGEGNAPDGDVAAVKADLSWGEVYETDEETAEIAGEIASEVGPQGPFLVGMDGLIAAVGRELDAPVVSGDSDLTREETKQVVDVEEYR